In the genome of Streptomyces collinus, one region contains:
- the tig gene encoding trigger factor: MKSAVETLNPTRVRLTVEVPFEELKDSLDAAYKKINQQVTVKGFRKGKIPARVIDQRFGRGAVLEEAVNDALPKFYTDAVNEAELSVLGQPEVDITELKDGETLNFTAEVDIRPSIEIPDFSGIEVEVDAVEVTDEDVDKAVEELRERFASTAPVERAAEEGDVVTIDLQAKVDGEVLEDGVADGVSYTIGSGELLEGIDDAVKGLEAGGEATFASELKGGSAAGKEAEVTVKVTQVAKRELPELDDEFAQLASEFDTIEELRADSRKRLENMKQYDQATQAQERVLEKLLDLVEVPVPEKLLEDEINTRKHNLEHHQLGQMGLDLAKYLEIQGKSEEEFDAETKEAAVKGIKTQFVLDELVKQEKLNVNQEELTEHLMRRAASSGMSPDQFAQAVVEGGQVPLLVGEVARGKALAVVVEKATVKDTNGEVIDLDDEEDEDTAEASAEETPAESAEEKTEG, from the coding sequence GTGAAGAGCGCCGTGGAGACCCTGAACCCGACCCGGGTTCGGCTGACTGTCGAGGTGCCCTTCGAGGAGCTCAAGGACAGCCTCGACGCGGCGTACAAGAAGATCAACCAGCAGGTCACGGTGAAGGGCTTCCGCAAGGGCAAGATCCCTGCCCGTGTCATCGACCAGCGGTTCGGCCGCGGTGCGGTGCTGGAGGAGGCGGTCAACGACGCGCTTCCGAAGTTCTACACCGACGCGGTCAACGAGGCCGAGCTCAGCGTGCTGGGCCAGCCCGAGGTCGACATCACGGAGCTGAAGGACGGCGAGACGCTGAACTTCACCGCCGAGGTCGACATCCGCCCCTCCATCGAGATCCCGGACTTCTCCGGCATCGAGGTCGAGGTCGACGCGGTCGAGGTCACCGACGAGGACGTCGACAAGGCCGTCGAGGAGCTGCGCGAGCGCTTCGCCTCCACCGCCCCGGTCGAGCGTGCCGCCGAGGAAGGCGACGTCGTCACGATCGACCTGCAGGCCAAGGTCGACGGCGAGGTCCTGGAGGACGGCGTCGCCGACGGCGTCTCCTACACCATCGGCTCCGGTGAGCTGCTGGAAGGCATCGACGACGCCGTGAAGGGCCTGGAGGCCGGTGGCGAGGCCACCTTCGCCTCCGAGCTCAAGGGCGGCTCCGCCGCCGGCAAGGAGGCCGAGGTCACCGTCAAGGTCACCCAGGTCGCCAAGCGTGAACTGCCCGAGCTGGACGACGAGTTCGCGCAGCTCGCCTCCGAGTTCGACACCATCGAGGAGCTGCGCGCCGACAGCCGCAAGCGCCTCGAGAACATGAAGCAGTACGACCAGGCCACGCAGGCCCAGGAGCGCGTCCTGGAGAAGCTGCTCGACCTGGTCGAGGTCCCGGTCCCCGAGAAGCTGCTCGAGGACGAGATCAACACCCGCAAGCACAACCTGGAGCACCACCAGCTCGGCCAGATGGGCCTCGACCTCGCGAAGTACCTGGAGATCCAGGGCAAGAGCGAGGAGGAGTTCGACGCCGAGACCAAGGAAGCCGCGGTCAAGGGCATCAAGACCCAGTTCGTGCTCGACGAGCTCGTCAAGCAGGAGAAGCTGAACGTCAACCAGGAGGAGCTCACCGAGCACCTCATGCGCCGTGCGGCCTCCTCCGGCATGTCCCCCGACCAGTTCGCCCAGGCGGTCGTCGAGGGCGGCCAGGTTCCGCTCCTGGTCGGCGAGGTCGCCCGCGGCAAGGCCCTGGCCGTCGTGGTCGAGAAGGCCACGGTCAAGGACACCAACGGCGAGGTCATCGACCTCGACGACGAAGAGGACGAGGACACCGCCGAGGCCTCCGCCGAGGAGACCCCGGCCGAGTCCGCCGAGGAGAAGACCGAGGGCTGA